The bacterium Unc6 genome has a window encoding:
- a CDS encoding ATP phosphoribosyltransferase has translation MKPNKKLKLGLPKGSLQESTIKMFKKAGFNIYVSERSYYPVVDDEQIEALLIRAQEMPRYVAAGVLDCGITGQDWVNENDCDVVQVCELTYSKATSGPVRWVLAVLKDSNIESVKDLEGKRIATELVQVTKKYLKNHNVHADVEFSWGATEVKPALGLVDAIVELTETGSSLRTNRLKIIDNVCISKTQFISSHSSWSDLWKRNKMQTIALLLRGAIFAEEKVGLKMNVHSKNLKKVLSILPAMKKPTVAPLSTKGWYDVDTIIDEKIVRDLIPKLLKTGAEGIVEYALNKVIP, from the coding sequence ATGAAACCCAATAAAAAACTAAAATTGGGACTCCCAAAAGGAAGCCTTCAGGAATCAACTATAAAGATGTTTAAGAAGGCTGGGTTTAATATCTATGTAAGCGAAAGGTCATATTATCCTGTTGTGGATGATGAACAGATAGAGGCACTGCTTATAAGAGCACAGGAAATGCCACGATATGTTGCAGCAGGCGTTCTGGATTGTGGAATAACAGGACAGGACTGGGTGAATGAGAATGATTGTGATGTGGTACAGGTATGTGAACTTACATATTCAAAGGCTACATCTGGTCCTGTTAGATGGGTGCTTGCCGTTCTGAAAGATTCTAATATAGAATCCGTAAAAGATTTGGAAGGGAAAAGAATTGCCACAGAGCTTGTGCAGGTTACAAAAAAATATCTTAAAAATCATAATGTCCATGCAGATGTTGAATTTAGTTGGGGAGCAACAGAAGTAAAGCCGGCGCTGGGACTTGTAGATGCAATTGTAGAATTAACAGAAACAGGCTCTTCACTTCGCACAAATAGGTTAAAGATTATTGATAATGTATGCATATCAAAAACGCAGTTTATATCTTCACACAGTTCCTGGTCCGATTTATGGAAAAGAAATAAGATGCAAACAATAGCACTTTTGTTAAGGGGCGCTATTTTTGCAGAGGAAAAGGTTGGTTTAAAGATGAATGTCCATTCAAAAAACTTAAAAAAAGTTCTTTCAATATTACCGGCCATGAAAAAACCCACAGTTGCACCTCTTTCCACAAAAGGATGGTATGATGTAGATACAATTATTGATGAGAAGATTGTAAGAGATTTAATACCGAAACTTCTCAAAACAGGAGCAGAGGGGATAGTAGAATATGCGCTAAATAAAGTGATACCATAG